In Sorghum bicolor cultivar BTx623 chromosome 10, Sorghum_bicolor_NCBIv3, whole genome shotgun sequence, one genomic interval encodes:
- the LOC110431042 gene encoding zinc finger CCCH domain-containing protein 44-like isoform X1: protein MDAGRKRTAPEAGANGAGGPKRARESETTQMGVGSKSKPCTKFFSTAGCPFGASCHFLHNFPGGYQAVSKMTNLGGPPVPAPPGRMPMGPGGPDGPPSPAVKTRMCNKYNTAEGCKWGSKCHFAHGERELGKPLQMDNSMGAPPPMGPGPNGHFMPPPMPHLDMVPPSTFGASATAKISVDASLAGAIIGKGGANTKHISRVTGAKLAIRDNEADPNHKNIELEGTFDQIKHASAMVTELIVRISGKAPGPQAKNNPGGRGPGSHAGGPGSNFKTKLCENFNKGSCTFGDRCHFAHGESELRKPAAA, encoded by the exons ATGGACGCCGGGCGCAAGCGGACCGCGCCGGAGGCGGGCGCCAACGGCGCGGGCGGCCCGAAGCGCGCGAGAG AATCGGAGACAACTCAAATGGGTGTAGGAAGCAAATCCAAGCCGTGCACCAAATTTTTCAG CACGGCTGGTTGTCCCTTTGGTGCAAGTTGCCATTTTCTCCATAACTTCCCGGGTGGCTACCAGGCGGTTTCAAAGATGACCAACTTAGGTGGACCGCCTGTTCCGGCTCCACCAGGAAGAATGCCTATGGGACCTGGTGGCCCTGATGGGCCACCTTCACCTGCTGTGAAGACTCGCATGTGTAACAAGTACAACACTGCAGAAGGATGTAAATGGGGGAGCAAGTGCCACTTCGCTCATGGAGAAAGGGAGCTTGGAAAGCCCCTGCAGATGGACAACTCAATGGGAGCTCCTCCTCCAATGGGGCCAGGGCCCAACGGTCACTTCATGCCACCACCAATGCCTCACCTAGACATGGTTCCTCCTTCCACCTTCGGTGCTTCAGCCACAGCCAAGATCAGTGTCGATGCATCCCTTGCTGGCGCCATCATCGGGAAGGGTGGTGCCAACACAAAGCATATATCCCGAGTGACTGGGGCCAAGTTAGCCATCCGGGACAATGAGGCTGATCCCAACCATAAAAACATTGAGCTTGAGGGAACATTTGACCAGATCAAGCACGCTAGCGCAATGGTCACAGAGTTGATTGTCCGCATCAGTGGTAAGGCGCCTGGCCCACAAGCCAAGAATAACCCAGGAGGCAGGGGGCCTGGTTCTCATGCTGGGGGTCCTGGAAGCAACTTCAAGACCAAGTTGTGTGAGAACTTCAACAAAGGCTCCTGCACCTTTGGGGACAGGTGCCACTTTGCCCATGGCGAAAGTGAGCTGCGCAAACCTGCTGCTGCTTGA
- the LOC110431042 gene encoding zinc finger CCCH domain-containing protein 44-like isoform X2, with the protein MTNLGGPPVPAPPGRMPMGPGGPDGPPSPAVKTRMCNKYNTAEGCKWGSKCHFAHGERELGKPLQMDNSMGAPPPMGPGPNGHFMPPPMPHLDMVPPSTFGASATAKISVDASLAGAIIGKGGANTKHISRVTGAKLAIRDNEADPNHKNIELEGTFDQIKHASAMVTELIVRISGKAPGPQAKNNPGGRGPGSHAGGPGSNFKTKLCENFNKGSCTFGDRCHFAHGESELRKPAAA; encoded by the coding sequence ATGACCAACTTAGGTGGACCGCCTGTTCCGGCTCCACCAGGAAGAATGCCTATGGGACCTGGTGGCCCTGATGGGCCACCTTCACCTGCTGTGAAGACTCGCATGTGTAACAAGTACAACACTGCAGAAGGATGTAAATGGGGGAGCAAGTGCCACTTCGCTCATGGAGAAAGGGAGCTTGGAAAGCCCCTGCAGATGGACAACTCAATGGGAGCTCCTCCTCCAATGGGGCCAGGGCCCAACGGTCACTTCATGCCACCACCAATGCCTCACCTAGACATGGTTCCTCCTTCCACCTTCGGTGCTTCAGCCACAGCCAAGATCAGTGTCGATGCATCCCTTGCTGGCGCCATCATCGGGAAGGGTGGTGCCAACACAAAGCATATATCCCGAGTGACTGGGGCCAAGTTAGCCATCCGGGACAATGAGGCTGATCCCAACCATAAAAACATTGAGCTTGAGGGAACATTTGACCAGATCAAGCACGCTAGCGCAATGGTCACAGAGTTGATTGTCCGCATCAGTGGTAAGGCGCCTGGCCCACAAGCCAAGAATAACCCAGGAGGCAGGGGGCCTGGTTCTCATGCTGGGGGTCCTGGAAGCAACTTCAAGACCAAGTTGTGTGAGAACTTCAACAAAGGCTCCTGCACCTTTGGGGACAGGTGCCACTTTGCCCATGGCGAAAGTGAGCTGCGCAAACCTGCTGCTGCTTGA